The window ATCTATAAATTTTAAAATTGTAATGTCCATCACATAACGGTATGGGCTAGCTATTTTATCCATAACTATGCCGTTTCCAGCCTGACGCCCCTGGCAAGGGATCCCTTATTTTCAGTTTTATGTCTTACTCTGTTTCTGGCAGGAAAAAATGGTCTCAATTAATCATGATGCTGCATTAGCACCGCGCGCAATGCGCGACACGCGACGTATGAATCTGTTTGTCTCAGTTTCCGCTGCTGTCGCAGGATTATTATTTGGTCTGGATATTGGGGTGATCGCGGGTTCGCTGCCGTTTATCACTGAACACTTTGCGCTAAGCAGTCGTTTGCAGGAGTGGGTAGTCAGCAGCATGATGCTGGGTGCGGCAATTGGCGCACTGTTCAACGGCTGGCTCTCTTTCCGCCTCGGGCGAAAATACAGTCTGATGGTCGGGGCAATCCTCTTTGTTCTCGGATCGTTGGGATCGGCATTCGCGACAAGCGTTGAGCTTCTGATCGCCGCCCGGGTCGTACTGGGTGTAGCCGTCGGGATTGCTTCCTATACCGCGCCGCTTTATCTCTCAGAAATGGCCAGTGAAAACGTGCGCGGAAAAATGATCAGCATGTACCAGCTGATGGTCACGCTGGGCATTGTGCTGGCCTTTTTATCCGATACGGCGTTCAGCTACACCGGCAACTGGCGGGCCATGCTCGGCGTGCTGGCCCTGCCTGCGGTGGTGCTGATTGTTCTGGTGGTGTTTTTACCGAACAGCCCGCGTTGGCTGGCGCAAAAAGGGCGTCATATTGAAGCCGAAGAAGTGCTGCGTATGCTGCGAGATACCTCGGAAAAAGCCCGCGATGAACTGAATGACATCCGCGAAAGCCTGAAGCTAAAGCAGGGCGGATGGGCGCTGTTTAAGATCAACAGTAACGTGCGTCGTGCGGTTTTCCTCGGTATGTTGCTGCAGGCTATGCAGCAGTTCACCGGGATGAACATCATCATGTACTACGCGCCGCGGATTTTTAAAATGGCGGGCTTTACCACCACAGAACAGCAGATGATTGCCACACTGGTGGTTGGCTTAACCTTTATGTTTGCTACGTTTATCGCCGTCTTTACCGTCGATAAAGCCGGGCGTAAACCGGCGCTGAAAATTGGTTTTACCGTGATGGCGCTGGGAACATTGGTGCTGGGCTACTGCCTGATGCAGTTTGATAACGGCACGGCATCCCGCGGATTATCGTGGCTGTCCGTCGGCATGACCATGATGTGTATCGCCGGCTATGCGATGAGCGCCGCACCGGTGGTGTGGATCCTGTGCTCGGAAATTCAGCCGCTGAAATGCCGTGACTTTGGTATCACTTGTTCCACCACCACCAACTGGGTGTCGAATATGATCATCGGGGCAACGTTCCTGACGCTGCTCGACAGTATTGGCGCGGCCGGTACATTCTGGCTTTATACCGCGCTGAATGTCGTATTCATTGGTATTACGTTCTGGCTTATTCCTGAAACCAAAAATGTCACCCTGGAACATATCGAACGCAAACTGATGGCGGGAGAGAAGTTGCGGAACATCGGCGTGTAATGTTAATGCCCGGTGGCGGATTTCGCTTACCGGGCCGACAGGTTCGCATTGGCCGGGTAGGGCGAAGCCGCCACCCGGCTTTTTATTTAGCGCATCGCGCGTTTCAGGATACGTTCAGCCTGACGCTGGAAGTCTGCGGCAGCTTCTTCCACGGTTTTCTGACCGTAGTCGATGTACTGCAGTGACGTACCGAACTGCGCCACGATCTGCGGGTCATCAAAGTATGGCGACACGGTGAGTTTGGTTGGCAGCGACTGCGCCAGACGTAACCCAGCGACGGACGGATCGTTTTCTTTGATGGTGCCGTTTTGCGTCAGGATTTCAACGGCTGCTTTACTCAGCGGCACGCCGCGCTCCAGACCCAGCGTTTCGACACCTTCTTTGCTGTTCAGCAGGAAGTTAATCACTTTCGCGGCGGCTTCCGGATTTTTCGTGGATTTGCCAATAGACAGCATCTGCGCAGGTTTAAAGAACAGCCCTGCGTCCGTGGCACCTTCCATCATCGGGTAGCTACCCAGATCCAGCTTCGCCGGTGGCTTCAGGTTATCTGAGTACTTGTTAATGGTGGAGTTCCACATGTAGGTGCCACCCCATTCGCCCTGGATCCACGGCTTCATTTCATACATGTTGCTCTTACCAAACGACGCATAGTATTTGGTGTCTGGCATTACGTGGCTATCAACCAGCTTTTTATAGGTCTGGAAGAACTCAACCCACTGCTCTTTGGAGTAGGAGAATTTCTTGGTCTTTTCATCTACGGCTGGAATGTTGTACTTCTGGATCATGTACGAGTTCAGCAGCGCCAGCGTGTCCTGATGCTCCAGTACCACCGGGTAGTACTGTTTGCCGAGCTTGCTTTCGAACGTTTTGCCCGCAGCCATCAACTCATCCCAGGTTTTCGGGTATTCAACGCCCGCTTTTTTCCAGGTTTCATCGTTAAAGTAGAACACGCGCGCGGTGACGGAAATGGGGATCCCGTTCAGCTTGCCGTTAACGGTAGTGGACTGCAGTTCTTTTGGATCGAACTGGCTTAAGTCGATCACGTCCTTCATTTTGTTCAAGTCGTAAAAACCGTCGCCATTTTTCGAGAAAATCGGCAGCCAGTTCCAGTTGGTTTGCATCACATCCGGCTCGGTACCGCCCGCAATCTGCGTGGTCAGGCGGGATAAGTGACCATCCCAGCCGGTATATTCGGCTTTGACGGTGATATCCGGGTTCAGCTTGTGAAACTCTTCTAACGCTTTCAGCGTGACCTGGTGGCGGCCATTGCCCCCCCACCAGGACATACGTAAATCAACATCCTTTGCCATAGAAGGCAGCGCGGTCAGGCCCAGAGTGGCGGAGATAGCGGCGCTTAAAAGCACTTTTTTCATTTTTATAACTCCATTAGAGAGAGATGTTCTTTTCAGTTTTTGCGTCAAAGAGATGACATTTATTTATATCGAACTTGAAATGCACCTTGCGGTTAAGACCTTTATCAATCATTGGCTTAGCTTTATCTAAAGGGATGCGAGCAGTCAGTTCGTAATCTGCCACTTTCAGGTAAACAAAGAATTCATGGCCCATGTTTTCCACGCGTACCATTTCGCCACTGCAGTTGCCTTCGGCAAAAGGCTCTTCGGCGACGTCGACGAATTCCGGACGGATGCCGTAGAAGACATCCTGACCGACATAAGAAGAGACTTTCTCCTGCTTTTCGTCGTTCAACGGCATGGTTTCATTGCCGATGGCAATGTGCAGACGTCCCTCTTGTTCCACCAGCTTGCAGGGGCGAATGTTCATCTCCGGTGCGCCGATAAAGCCAGCCACGAACATATTTTTCGGCTTGTGGTACAGGTTATCCGGGGTATCAACCTGCATGATGTGTCCCAGTTTCATCACGCAGATGCGGTCACCCATGGTCATCGCTTCGGTCTGATCGTGGGTCACGTACACGGTGGTGGCCGGCTTGCCGGATTTCTTCAACTGCTTGTGCAGGTCGGAAATACGGATACGCATTGAGGCACGCAGTTTGGCATCAAGGTTGGACAGCGGTTCGTCGAACAGAAACACGTCCGGTTTCTTCACAATCGCACGGCCAACGGCCACACGCTGTGCCTGACCACCGGAGAGCTGGCGAGGCAGGCGCTCCAGCAGTTCTTCCAGTTCGAGGATCTTCGCTGCTTCGTTTACCTGGGCATCAATCTGTGCCTTCGGCATTTTGCTTAGCTTCAGGCCGAACGCCAGGTTCTCACGCACCGTCATGTGCGGGTACAGCGCATAGTTCTGGAATACCATCGCAATCCCGCGCTCCTTCGGTGCCAGATTGTTCACAATCTTCTCGCCGATACGCACTTCGCCGCCGCTGATGGTTTCCAGACCTGCCAGCATACGCAGGGTGGTGGACTTGGCGCAGCCGGATGGCCCGACAATCACCATGAATTCCCCTTCTGCAATTTTCAGGTCGATACCATGTACCGCTTTGAAGCCGTTGGAGTACACTTTTTCCAGTTTATTAAAAATCACTTCAGCCATGATATTTCCCTCTTAACCTTTAATTCCGCTGCTGGTAACGCCCTGTACGAAGTAGCGTTGTGCCAGGAAGAACACAATGATGGATGGCAGAATGGAGATACTCGCCATTGCCAGAATTTCGTTCCACGGCGCACCTTCGGTAACGTCGATGGACATTTTCAGCGCCAGTGCAATCGGGTATTTATCCACGCTGTAGACATAAATCAGCGGCCCGATAAAGTCGTTCATTGACCACATGAACTGGAACAGAGCGACAGAGATGATGGCCGGTTTCAGAATCGGCACCACCACGTACCACAGCACCTGGAAGGAGTTACAGCCGTCAATCTGCGCCGCTTCTTCCATGTCACGCGGTACGCCGCGCAGGAACTGAATCAGCATGAAGACAAAGAACCCTTGCGTGGCGAAGGCCAGCGGCAGGTACAGCGGCATATAGCTGTTCAGCATGCCCATTTCACGGAACATCAGGTACTGCGGGATCAGCAAGACGGTGCTTGGCAGCAGCATGGTGGTGATGAGCGTGGCGAACCAGAATTTCTTCCATGGGATCTCGAAGCGGGCAAAGCCGTATGCCACGATGGTGGAAGAGATAATGGTCAGGATGACTTTCGGAATCACATACTTAAAGGTGTTCAGCATGTAATGGCCGAAGGTGTATTCGGTACCGGTTTTCCAGCCGTTGACGAAGCCATCCCAGGTGGCGTTTGCAGGCCACAGGCTCAGGGTGGTGAAGATCTCGTGGTTCGGTTTGAACGAGGCCGAGAACATCCACACCAGCGGGTACAGCATCAGCAGCCCTACTAACAGCAGGATCACGTAGCGGATGGCCGCGTTAATTTTTTCCCGACGCAGGGTGCGGGCAACTTCACGTTCAGCGATGCTCTGAGCTTCAGAGATTTGTTGGATATCAGCCATTTTTGCCTCCCTTATCGGCGGAATAGAACACCCAGTATTTCGAAGACTTGAAGGCAATGGCCGCAAAGACCGCAACAACCAGGAACAATACCCAGGCCAGCGCCGCGCCGTAGCCCATGTCAAAGTACTTGAAGGCCGTGTCGTAGATGTACAGGGAGAACAGGTAGGTGGAGTAGGTTGGTCCGCCGCCGGTTATCACGTACGGGCCAGTAAACTCCTGGAATGCCTGTGTGGTCTGCATGATGAAGTTGAAGAAGATAACCGGCGTAATCAACGGCACGGTGACTTTCATAAACATCTGCCATTTGGATGCGCCATCGATCATTGCCGCTTCGTACTGAGACTGCGGTACGTTTTGCAACGCCGCGAGGAAGATAACCATCGCGGAGCCAAACTGCCAGACGCGCAGCAGGGTCACGGACATCAGTGCCAGCGAGGGTTCACCCAGCCAGTTAACCGGGTCAAAGCCTAATACACCGATAAAGCTGTTCAGCAGACCGTCGATGGCAAACAGCGCACGCCACAGCACGGCGATAGCCACGGAGCTACCGAGGATGGACGGAATATAGTAAGCCGTACGGAAGAAGCCGATACCGCGTAATTTAAAGTTAAGAACAAACGCAATCCCTAATGCAAATGCCAGTTTTAATGGGATTGTCAAAAATACGTAGGCGAACGTCACGCCCATGGATTTCCAGAAGAGAGCATCTTCTGTCAGCATGTAGCGATAGTTCTCGATGCCGTTAAACACCGGCGGACTCATCAAGTCATACTCAGTAAAACTGAGGAAGAAAGATGAAACGAATGGGAAGGCGGTAAAGATTATCAACCCTATGATATAGGGTGATATCCACGCCAATCCCAGCATTCTGTTTTCATTCATACATACCTACCTGGCGAGTAATGGTTTAATACGGATTCGGTTGTAACGAACCGGACATACTCTCTGGATGCCCGGTGTGTCGGCGTTCTGTGTCTGTTTGCGATACCAATGCTCCCTGTTAATGATTGATATACAATGCTTTTAATGTTGTCATTAACCGGTTGTCATCCTAACGATCAACATGAATGAACCGCCGTTCTTGATTTGTAAAACATCGTTTTAATTTATTTTATTGCGATTTGTTTCTACGTCATTCACATAATGATGGAAATGTGATCAAAGTCGAAACGGCGTTTCAAATAGGTGAGGTGCGCGTCATATTTTAAAAATTCCTGCCGGATTTCTATGGGTTATGACGACATGTATGGCAGCTTTTTTGGCGGGTTAAAGTAATGAAAGTTATATTATTAACATGCTAACAATGCTATTGCGGGCATAAAAAAACCTTCCACTAAGGAAGGCTTGAAATAAAGGGGGACATTATCTTTTCAGGAAGTCTTCACGTACCGGTGTGAAGGTATCCAGTAATGTTCCCGGCTTTAAACACACGCAGCCGTGCATAATATTCGGCTGCTTATACAGCGTGTCTCCTGCGCCCACCACGTGCTTCTCATCACCAATGGTAAATTCAAATTCACCTGACAGCACGTAGGTTAGCTGCTCGTGCGGGTGGCAGTGCATTGGGCCAACTGCGCCTTGTTCAAAGTTGACTTCAACGGCCATCATTTTGCCATCGTGAGCCAGAATGCGGCGGCTCACGCCATTGCCCAAATCTTCAAGGGTGGTTTCTTTATGAAAAATAAACATCCGGCAGTCCTGTAGTATGTTGAAACAATGTTTCATTAAATTTATATCAGAAAGAGTAAAAAAGAAACGCTTGCTCACAGATGTGGAAAGTTGATCACATCTTTGCTTCACTGGCATGACGGTAACGAACGCGGGGAAAATGATGAAAACGATCGGTCTGTTGGGTGGGATGAGCTGGGAATCGACTATTCCGTACTATCGCCTGATAAATGAGGGCGTAAAGCAGCGCCTTGGCGGGCTGCATTCGGCGCAGATTTTGCTCCATAGCGTCGATTTTCATGAGATTGAAGCCTGCCAGTCGCGCGGGGACTGGCAGCAGGCGGGAGAAATTCTGGCGCGTGCGGCGGTCGGGTTACAGCAGGCGGGTGCTGAAGGCATCGTGCTGTGTACTAACACCATGCACAAGGTCGCCGAAGCGATTGAAACGGCGTGTGACGTACCGTTCCTGCATATTGCCGATGCGACGGGGCGTGCCATCAGTCAACTGAATATGAACAACGTGGCGCTGCTGGGTACGCGCTATACCATGGAGCAGGATTTTTACCGTGGACGCCTACAGGATGAATTTGGTATTAGCACCTTGATTCCCGAACAAGACGTACGCCTGAAAATT of the Citrobacter freundii genome contains:
- the araE gene encoding arabinose-proton symporter AraE encodes the protein MVSINHDAALAPRAMRDTRRMNLFVSVSAAVAGLLFGLDIGVIAGSLPFITEHFALSSRLQEWVVSSMMLGAAIGALFNGWLSFRLGRKYSLMVGAILFVLGSLGSAFATSVELLIAARVVLGVAVGIASYTAPLYLSEMASENVRGKMISMYQLMVTLGIVLAFLSDTAFSYTGNWRAMLGVLALPAVVLIVLVVFLPNSPRWLAQKGRHIEAEEVLRMLRDTSEKARDELNDIRESLKLKQGGWALFKINSNVRRAVFLGMLLQAMQQFTGMNIIMYYAPRIFKMAGFTTTEQQMIATLVVGLTFMFATFIAVFTVDKAGRKPALKIGFTVMALGTLVLGYCLMQFDNGTASRGLSWLSVGMTMMCIAGYAMSAAPVVWILCSEIQPLKCRDFGITCSTTTNWVSNMIIGATFLTLLDSIGAAGTFWLYTALNVVFIGITFWLIPETKNVTLEHIERKLMAGEKLRNIGV
- a CDS encoding ABC transporter substrate-binding protein; this translates as MKKVLLSAAISATLGLTALPSMAKDVDLRMSWWGGNGRHQVTLKALEEFHKLNPDITVKAEYTGWDGHLSRLTTQIAGGTEPDVMQTNWNWLPIFSKNGDGFYDLNKMKDVIDLSQFDPKELQSTTVNGKLNGIPISVTARVFYFNDETWKKAGVEYPKTWDELMAAGKTFESKLGKQYYPVVLEHQDTLALLNSYMIQKYNIPAVDEKTKKFSYSKEQWVEFFQTYKKLVDSHVMPDTKYYASFGKSNMYEMKPWIQGEWGGTYMWNSTINKYSDNLKPPAKLDLGSYPMMEGATDAGLFFKPAQMLSIGKSTKNPEAAAKVINFLLNSKEGVETLGLERGVPLSKAAVEILTQNGTIKENDPSVAGLRLAQSLPTKLTVSPYFDDPQIVAQFGTSLQYIDYGQKTVEEAAADFQRQAERILKRAMR
- a CDS encoding ABC transporter ATP-binding protein — encoded protein: MAEVIFNKLEKVYSNGFKAVHGIDLKIAEGEFMVIVGPSGCAKSTTLRMLAGLETISGGEVRIGEKIVNNLAPKERGIAMVFQNYALYPHMTVRENLAFGLKLSKMPKAQIDAQVNEAAKILELEELLERLPRQLSGGQAQRVAVGRAIVKKPDVFLFDEPLSNLDAKLRASMRIRISDLHKQLKKSGKPATTVYVTHDQTEAMTMGDRICVMKLGHIMQVDTPDNLYHKPKNMFVAGFIGAPEMNIRPCKLVEQEGRLHIAIGNETMPLNDEKQEKVSSYVGQDVFYGIRPEFVDVAEEPFAEGNCSGEMVRVENMGHEFFVYLKVADYELTARIPLDKAKPMIDKGLNRKVHFKFDINKCHLFDAKTEKNISL
- a CDS encoding carbohydrate ABC transporter permease, whose product is MADIQQISEAQSIAEREVARTLRREKINAAIRYVILLLVGLLMLYPLVWMFSASFKPNHEIFTTLSLWPANATWDGFVNGWKTGTEYTFGHYMLNTFKYVIPKVILTIISSTIVAYGFARFEIPWKKFWFATLITTMLLPSTVLLIPQYLMFREMGMLNSYMPLYLPLAFATQGFFVFMLIQFLRGVPRDMEEAAQIDGCNSFQVLWYVVVPILKPAIISVALFQFMWSMNDFIGPLIYVYSVDKYPIALALKMSIDVTEGAPWNEILAMASISILPSIIVFFLAQRYFVQGVTSSGIKG
- a CDS encoding carbohydrate ABC transporter permease; amino-acid sequence: MNENRMLGLAWISPYIIGLIIFTAFPFVSSFFLSFTEYDLMSPPVFNGIENYRYMLTEDALFWKSMGVTFAYVFLTIPLKLAFALGIAFVLNFKLRGIGFFRTAYYIPSILGSSVAIAVLWRALFAIDGLLNSFIGVLGFDPVNWLGEPSLALMSVTLLRVWQFGSAMVIFLAALQNVPQSQYEAAMIDGASKWQMFMKVTVPLITPVIFFNFIMQTTQAFQEFTGPYVITGGGPTYSTYLFSLYIYDTAFKYFDMGYGAALAWVLFLVVAVFAAIAFKSSKYWVFYSADKGGKNG
- a CDS encoding cupin domain-containing protein, producing the protein MFIFHKETTLEDLGNGVSRRILAHDGKMMAVEVNFEQGAVGPMHCHPHEQLTYVLSGEFEFTIGDEKHVVGAGDTLYKQPNIMHGCVCLKPGTLLDTFTPVREDFLKR
- a CDS encoding aspartate/glutamate racemase, whose amino-acid sequence is MKTIGLLGGMSWESTIPYYRLINEGVKQRLGGLHSAQILLHSVDFHEIEACQSRGDWQQAGEILARAAVGLQQAGAEGIVLCTNTMHKVAEAIETACDVPFLHIADATGRAISQLNMNNVALLGTRYTMEQDFYRGRLQDEFGISTLIPEQDVRLKINQIIFDELCLGEFSDASRDYYLSVIGDLASQGAQGVIFGCTEIGLLVPAELSPLPVFDTAAIHAADAVEFMLS